ATCTCGACCAGCTGCCGGATCACCCGTCCGCCGTCGACGTCGCGGGATATCGCCCGCATCGTCGCGGCGACACCGGAGGACGCCGCCGCGATGCGTTCGGCCTGCGCGCGGTCCAGCAGGTAGGCGCTGAGCATGATCCCGTCGTTGGACAGGAGCACCGCCCCCTCGATGCCGGCGATCCTGCTCAGGTTGTTGTCCAGGACGCTGTAGATCATGTCGTTCGTCGTTGTCATGGCTGATCCTGTCGGAGCTCTTCTTCCACTTTCCGGGTCCCGTCCTCGTACTCCGCCCAGGCGTCGGCCACTTCCTCGGGGCTCGCCCCGTCGTGGCCGGTGCCCGGGCCCGTCCCGGTCTCCTGGGCGGCCGCGCCGCCGTCCCCGGGGGGCGGCGTGCGCAACTGCTCGACCAGGTGCGTCTGCGGTACGCGCTCCGGCAGGGGCGGGCGGGCGGCGCCGTCCCCGTCCCCGCCGGGAGGCGGTGCGTCCTTGCGCCGCCGCACGGGCAGCGCCGCGCCCTGCCGCGACGCCGGCCGCGACGTCTCGCCGCGGTCGTCCGGCCGCCGCTCGGTCGTAGCCGGCGCCGGGGCCGGTCCGCGCGCCGGGGGACGGGCCTGGGCCGGCAGTCGGGCGGGGGCCGCGGTCGGATCCGCCGTCCCGTCCACCGTCCCGTCCACCGCCCCGTCCGCCGTCTCGGGGCCGGTCGGGACGAGCAGCTCTCGCGGGACGAGCACCACGGCCGCCGTGCCGCCGTACACCGAGCGACGCAGCGTCACCGTCGCGCCCAGCTGGTGGGCGAGGTGGCCCACCACGAACAGGCCCAGCCGGTGCGCGTTTCGCGCGAGCACGGCGTACGGCGGGGCCGAGTGGAGGCGGGCGTTCATCTCCGCGTACCGCTCGGCGCTCACGCGCGGGCCGCGGTCCTCGATCTCCACCGACAGACCGTCGGCGACCACCTCCGCCCGGATCACCACCCGGGAGCGAGGCGGGGAGAAGCGGGTGGCGTTGTCCAGCAGCTCCGCCAGCAGATGGCTGACCTGGCTGATGACGCGAGCCTCCACGCTGATCTCGTCGAGTGCCTGACGGTCGATCCGCCGGAAGTCCTCGACCTCCGCCGCGGCCTCGCGCAGCAGGTCGGCGACGCGCATCGGCTCGGTATGGGGGTCGGGGACCTCACCGCCCGCGAGGATCAGCAAATTCTCGACCTGCCGCCGCATGCCCACCGTCAGCTGGTCGGCGCGCATCAATCCGCCCAGCAGCGCCTGGTCCCCGCCGAACGCGTCCTGCAGCTCCTCCGTCAGGGCCAGCTGGCGACTGACCAGGTTCCCGGTACGCGAGGCGATGCCCGCGGCGAAGCTGCCGAAGCCGTCGCGTTCCGCGGCGAGCTGACGCTGCCCGTCGACGGAGACCGCGACGACCCGGGCGAACGCGTCGCTGACCCGCCCGACCTCGTCCCGCTCGCCGCGCACCCGGGGCAGCGCGTCCTCGTCGACCGGTCTGCCCTGCCGCAGCCGCTCCACGACGTCCGGGAGGGTCCGTTCGGCGACGGTCACCGTGCGGTCGTGCAGCAGCCGCAGCCGCCGCAGCACGGAGCGGGTGGTGACCGTGACGACGGTGACGACCGCGATCAGCGCCCCGCCGGTGACGGCGACGAGCCGGGTGACCTCACGCTCCAGGTCCGTCGCCTTGGCGTCGCCGTGGGCCAGCAGGCCGCGCA
This portion of the Streptomyces changanensis genome encodes:
- a CDS encoding roadblock/LC7 domain-containing protein: MTTTNDMIYSVLDNNLSRIAGIEGAVLLSNDGIMLSAYLLDRAQAERIAAASSGVAATMRAISRDVDGGRVIRQLVEMDERYLCLVGCGEGSTLVVVTNRKARLGELGGEAVRTAQALGEWLGTPDRAQPPSSPPAP
- a CDS encoding sensor histidine kinase, which encodes MSPTRPEGARGPSTRRRRRTVRLRTLLVLLAVVPTAAMATLVTVTADRLLEQSAHLRSDVLAGERLGLPLHALMTGMQAERTAAAARWTDPSAPAAGLRAHRAATDRAAARFRSAAASAGGGSEEADRRLREVLDGLDALGAQRERADSRTGGPDSTVAYYDGVIGQMIRFYQDAFGHTEDGELTKESQVLVTMFSASEMLAREDTLLALAGPSRELETTRFAEFVNAVGAHRYLYDRWVVPHLPPAESDRYARLVGSEAWQAKTRVENRVLAGHEDLPFGVRLPREAKDWTAAHARWSDDLTALDAARLRGLLAHGDAKATDLEREVTRLVAVTGGALIAVVTVVTVTTRSVLRRLRLLHDRTVTVAERTLPDVVERLRQGRPVDEDALPRVRGERDEVGRVSDAFARVVAVSVDGQRQLAAERDGFGSFAAGIASRTGNLVSRQLALTEELQDAFGGDQALLGGLMRADQLTVGMRRQVENLLILAGGEVPDPHTEPMRVADLLREAAAEVEDFRRIDRQALDEISVEARVISQVSHLLAELLDNATRFSPPRSRVVIRAEVVADGLSVEIEDRGPRVSAERYAEMNARLHSAPPYAVLARNAHRLGLFVVGHLAHQLGATVTLRRSVYGGTAAVVLVPRELLVPTGPETADGAVDGTVDGTADPTAAPARLPAQARPPARGPAPAPATTERRPDDRGETSRPASRQGAALPVRRRKDAPPPGGDGDGAARPPLPERVPQTHLVEQLRTPPPGDGGAAAQETGTGPGTGHDGASPEEVADAWAEYEDGTRKVEEELRQDQP